In the genome of Pungitius pungitius chromosome 5, fPunPun2.1, whole genome shotgun sequence, the window aatgttttcccacaggtggtgcatgaaaatggcttttccccAGTATGGGCTCttgtatgagacttcaaatgtgatttatCAGTGAAAGTTTTCCCACAAGTGATGCAGGCATATGGCTTCTctccagtatggattcttgtatgagtCTCCAAATGTGATTTcccagtgaatgttttcccacaggtgatgcaagaatacggcctttccccagtgtgaactTTCACATGGACTTTTAAGCCTTTACTGCATTTGAAAAATTTTCCACAAGTTTGGCAAGAAAATggtttctcatcactatggactcttTTATGAGAATTCAAATCGGATTtttgagtgaatgttttcccacaggtgttgcaGGAAtgtggcttctccccagtatggattcttgtatgagcCCTTAAACTTGATGCATAactgaatgttttgccacatgTGGTGCAAGAATACGGCCTTTCCCCTGTGTGAACTTTCACGTGGACTTTTAAACTATTACTAAATTTAAAAACTTTTCTACATATTTTGCAAGAAAATCTTTTTTCATCACGGTGGACTCTTTTATGAACTTTAAATACTGATTTATCCATGAatcttttcccacaggtgttgcaaGCATATGGTTGATCAACACCGTGGAATCTTTTCACATGGGCCACCAGAGTTTTTTTATGttggaaatattttccacatgttttgcacaaaaatggcttctcacctggaggagccagaatctgttgttgtggctccttggttgatgttaaactacgttttactcctttctgatcTTTGCTATCAGATTCAGGAGAGATGTTTGGTTCTGGTCCCACAAAACACGTGCTAGCTGAAGGATCTGCctctgattcactctgacttttgtcaggattcaaaaacggagtctcatcatcactgtgatcagtttcctcacaagtcggagtcaacgtaaaggtgtcggcctcctgcttcggttcaagctgctctccctcctgactgctgcagagatcctcctgttcctctttaatctgtggaggatctgggtcctcttggtccacactggggttcctctcctggagacacagctgctggtcagagagaacctcctcctgcttacagacacgtgactgtgggagctctggagggacaaaaaaatagaaacaaacgTTTGAGCGAATAAATACGAgtgtgaataaactacaaccgtcATGTTTCCtacttttaaattaataaagtaACAGCATTTGCTGCTAAatctttttcatctttgttGCTTTAGATCACGGATGTTCCTCACcaagttgtactcacctatcctgtgtaacctcacttcgggtttccaaataacatccaacattctgcgctgccgctcgatctcttcctgatactcgacgatggttcttttaaaaactccgaatatttcttcagcagcagcagatagtcgctggttgacaaactctctcaaacactCAACTGAAGACATCGTTGTTGGTAACCGATGAAAAAATTACCTGCACCACTTCAACACAGAGCAACGGGTGGGTGTCACGGTATAAAGGTCCGACTTTAACCACCGGTCACATTAAGGTTCCGCTTTCCATTGAGTTTGCAGCTCAGCCttcgtctttttcttcttcttcttgttcctcttcttcttcttttattgtttattggcGGTTCGCCAACCATTTTGTAGGTGCACTACCACCACCATCTGGACTGGAGTGTGGAGCAGGAGATTATGCAGAACACTAAGAGATGAGATAAAGATCacggggaagaaaaaaaaaaacaagatccgTTTGACTAAAAACGTTTCTCTTAAAAACTGAATAATGAAACCATACGTTTTATCTGCTTGAATCTCCAGTAGACCTGACAGTGACCAGTCCTGGTGTTTTGCCTTGTTAAGTGACTgacggagacgttccctctgtATGTTGGAGCTGCCGCATTGTAACAATACATGTTCCACAGTTTCTGGTTGGTCACATTGTGAGCATTTCCCAGTTGGGTGCTTGCCTATTTCATGTAATGAATGATTGAGTCCTGTGTGTCCTGTTCTCAATTGAGTGATGAcgtttccttcccttctttccctccttccccaaacatgtttttgaattttgtAGAGATGCCTTCCAGTTTCCTGATCATCCCAGTACTCTTGCCATACTTTATTTGCATATGTTCTAATGCATTGCTTGACCTCAGATTTGCTTT includes:
- the LOC134129028 gene encoding zinc finger protein OZF-like encodes the protein MSSHHLKIIPDNTELLLFPGKGSSTQDLTVIFGNSVLKATLTARNLKEPQQQILAPPGEKPFLCKTCGKYFQHKKTLVAHVKRFHGVDQPYACNTCGKRFMDKSVFKVHKRVHRDEKRFSCKICRKVFKFSNSLKVHVKVHTGERPYSCTTCGKTFSYASSLRAHTRIHTGEKPHSCNTCGKTFTQKSDLNSHKRVHSDEKPFSCQTCGKFFKCSKGLKVHVKVHTGERPYSCITCGKTFTGKSHLETHTRIHTGEKPYACITCGKTFTDKSHLKSHTRAHTGEKPFSCTTCGKTFPRASILKYHTRVHTGEKPYSCMTCGKTFTGKSHLKTHTRIHTGERPFSCTTCGKKFPHASILKYHTRIHTGEKPYSCTICESVFRFSSNLFVHMRRSHKDEKS